Within Dysgonomonas sp. HDW5A, the genomic segment AAAGCGTTAAGAAACAAAAGGATATCGTTCGTTAAACGTTTTTCTTTTGTTTTAGCTTTCGAGACCGTATCGGGTCGGGCAAAAGGCACAGTCTTGATCTTTTGTTTCGTTTTGCATCAAGGCAAAATGAAAAACAAACCTATAGGGTGCGTTAGAAAAAAAGAACATTTACTTCAACTATTGATTCGTATCATGAATTATTTTCTTTTACTTAATACGATTTTTTTTATTTACTTGCTTAAGTTTGTAACCTTTCGGAATGTGTTGCGTCAAAATAGGCAAACAAGGAAATGTTTAACGAATAAAAAGTATAGAATATGCAAAATGTATTAGTCCCTATTTTTGTTGTCGGTATTATTACCTTAGGTATATACCGTTTATTTGAATTATTTGTCCGCCGGAAAGAAAGAATGTCTATCATCGATAAATTGCAAAATAACGTCGATCCTTCGGTCTTTGCCAATAAATTCAGCCTGCCGTTGTTGAATAGACCGGAAGTAAAACTGCCTTCATCTTGGCCGCTTCGAGCCAGTTTATTGTTGGTTGGAGTGGGGCTGGGGCTTCTTGTCGGTTTCTTTATGGAATTTTCGCTTACAAGTTCTATGCAGCCTGCATTTGCGAGTTATGACTGGAATGTTCAGAATAATATTTCCGATTCGGTGGCTATAATCTATCTGGCAAGCGTTTCATTATTTGGCGGATTGGGCTTATTAGCGGCTTATCTTATAGAGCAAAAGAACGAAAAAAAGCATAAAGAGTAAAAACCGTAAAGAGGCTTGTGTCTTTAGTTTCTGTTTTACTGTTAGGGAGTATCTTATCAAAGAGGTGCTCCTTTTTGATATATGCTACCATCATGTCTTTTTTATCTATTCAATAAAAGAGATAAAGCATGGGATATTATTGTAATAAAGAGATCGCTTCGGTAGTCGAACCCTCCGAAATCGCATTGGCTAATAATCCGAACTTTGTAGTATTCAGTAGTAAAGGCAATACTGCAAACCGTCAGAAAATGAAAGGGAGTATTGAGGTGCTCGATACCTATACTTTTGTAGGGCAGGAATGGGATGCACGTGATAATTACAGTTTCAAGATAGTAGAAAAACAGAGCGGAGCCATATATTCATTTTACGGAACTTACGATAAAAAGAAAGTTTCCGATACTATTTTCTATATACCTTCCAAATCGAGTCTCGAAGGAGGGCGTCTATTGTCACAAAGAGAAGCTATCAAGCTGATAACACAGAACATAAAAGAGTGTTTGTTCAAGAATCCTTTTCTAGAAAACAATTTTGACATATCTGTAGGGACGGAGCTAAATGAGGATGGCGATATAATCGAAAATAATATACTGTATATTGTAGCGAAAGGATACGATTCTCAATATCAGTTTGAACTTATTGATAATGGGGTTTCTATCGGGGTTAGTTATACTACATATAGCCCTTACTATCAGTATGCTCTTGATTTTTATATGATAGCAACATCCGAAGATGTTGTAGATCGAATGGGGTGGTTGAATATTAAAATTACGCAAGGATCTGATACGATATATGAGCGTAAGTGGAATGGGACACTTGACCCTCTTAAAGCTAATGACAATACTTATTTGCTTATACCAATTGCTGCTTACGAAACTTTTGGTGAAAGCTATAAGGCTAGTATGGCGAATATTGTCTCGGTATTAAAGAAAGATAGTGCCCTGCTCTCGCATCTGGATATTACTTTAGGCGATTATAATTGCTTTATAAAGTCGCCAAATCGAGCCTTGAAAGTTGAAATCACAGGGCCTCATTTTGTTATTAATGAGGTGGATATATCGTCCACAGTATCTGCCGATACCATCGACTATGGAACAGGAGCCTATCGGGTTGACTTGGATGTATATACCGATCATCAGGTTTTTCCCGGTAGTACCGATGTACCCTCTCATATGGGTAATTATCTGACTACACTCTCTAAGTCGTATTTCGGAAAGCCATTGTGGTTTGATCTTAGTACATTGCT encodes:
- a CDS encoding DUF6249 domain-containing protein, yielding MQNVLVPIFVVGIITLGIYRLFELFVRRKERMSIIDKLQNNVDPSVFANKFSLPLLNRPEVKLPSSWPLRASLLLVGVGLGLLVGFFMEFSLTSSMQPAFASYDWNVQNNISDSVAIIYLASVSLFGGLGLLAAYLIEQKNEKKHKE